In a single window of the Renibacterium salmoninarum ATCC 33209 genome:
- a CDS encoding gluconate:H+ symporter: MLPLNASAALPAAVTQPWNDHDTLLVVVAVIAIALIVVLIAKFKMHPFLALTLGAAAAGLGSGVELGKVITNYEAGVGSVLQEVGLLISLGAMLGKLMADSGGANKVVDTLLAKVSGAKVPWMMALVAVIIGLPMFFEIGLVLLLPVIVLVAQRSGSKLMRIAIPALAGLSVLHGLVPPHPRPLIAIQAVGAPLGLTLIFGIIVAIPTVILCGPLFSQLAARWVPASAPAKAGGIDTSARAGVDPEVKRSPSFAVTVLTIVFPVVLMLLKAIVDILSPDAGNPSTIRTVFDFIGEPLVAMTLAVLLAMVTFGYAVGLSGAALGKKIGQSLAPIAAVILIVGAGGGFKQPLIGAGVGDSVAKCAQSAKLSVLVLGFLIAVALRLATGSATVATITSAGIVAPLATALSPGQAALLALAIGAGSLFLSHVNDAGFWLVKELFGLTVGQTFKTLSVMETLISVVGFGFVMLTSTVVT, encoded by the coding sequence ATGCTTCCCCTGAATGCATCGGCAGCACTTCCTGCTGCCGTCACCCAACCATGGAATGACCACGACACGCTCTTGGTCGTCGTCGCAGTTATCGCAATTGCCTTAATCGTGGTGTTGATCGCCAAATTCAAAATGCATCCGTTCCTGGCCTTAACACTCGGTGCTGCCGCAGCCGGGCTTGGCTCAGGGGTGGAATTGGGCAAGGTCATCACCAATTACGAGGCCGGGGTAGGTTCCGTGCTTCAAGAAGTAGGTTTGCTGATTAGCCTGGGCGCCATGCTAGGCAAATTGATGGCCGACTCCGGCGGCGCTAACAAGGTAGTCGACACCCTATTAGCCAAGGTCTCTGGAGCTAAGGTTCCCTGGATGATGGCGCTTGTCGCTGTCATCATCGGATTGCCGATGTTCTTTGAAATTGGGCTTGTTTTGCTCCTGCCGGTAATCGTCTTGGTAGCACAACGCTCCGGCAGCAAGCTGATGCGAATTGCGATTCCAGCGCTTGCTGGCCTGTCCGTCTTGCATGGTTTAGTCCCACCGCATCCCAGACCGCTGATCGCGATTCAAGCAGTCGGTGCACCGTTAGGGCTGACCTTAATCTTCGGAATCATCGTCGCCATTCCAACCGTGATTCTTTGCGGGCCCTTGTTCTCGCAGCTAGCCGCTCGTTGGGTTCCAGCGAGCGCGCCGGCAAAAGCCGGCGGGATTGACACTAGCGCCCGAGCCGGCGTTGATCCTGAGGTGAAACGGTCGCCAAGCTTCGCCGTCACCGTGTTGACGATAGTTTTCCCCGTGGTCTTAATGCTGCTCAAAGCGATAGTGGATATTCTCAGCCCGGATGCCGGGAATCCCAGTACTATTCGAACTGTCTTTGACTTCATCGGCGAGCCGTTAGTGGCAATGACGCTCGCTGTCCTGCTGGCTATGGTGACCTTTGGCTACGCCGTCGGACTTTCTGGTGCGGCACTCGGAAAGAAAATCGGCCAAAGTTTGGCACCAATAGCTGCTGTGATTTTAATCGTGGGTGCGGGCGGCGGCTTCAAGCAGCCGCTGATCGGTGCCGGCGTTGGTGATTCAGTGGCCAAATGCGCTCAATCAGCAAAGCTTTCAGTCCTCGTCTTAGGCTTCCTCATCGCAGTGGCCCTGCGATTAGCCACCGGTTCAGCGACGGTGGCCACGATTACCTCGGCTGGGATTGTCGCCCCACTTGCTACGGCGCTCTCGCCCGGTCAGGCGGCTCTGCTCGCGCTAGCTATCGGTGCCGGATCGCTGTTCTTGTCCCATGTGAACGACGCCGGCTTCTGGCTAGTCAAGGAGCTTTTCGGCTTAACAGTGGGACAAACTTTCAAGACTTTGTCAGTCATGGAGACGCTGATTTCCGTAGTGGGATTCGGCTTCGTGATGTTAACTTCTACGGTGGTGACATGA
- a CDS encoding FadR/GntR family transcriptional regulator, with translation MTKLRRGHLDFVDEFGQDVVDRKLSAGQVLRTEDLQTRYGCTRSVAREGTRVLQALGMVSSRRNVGVVIEPSQAWNVFDRRVIHWRLAGADRGQQLLSITELRLGIEPLAAKFAAERISLLEGQRLMVLAGELLAAGNAGDLETFLAADIEFHALILRASCNEMFAHLHEAVGEVLSGRTAHGLMPERPQSKARHWHLGVADAIQRGAGTEAEELMRNIVLLAAEEMRITLTAENDAVLAADASNG, from the coding sequence ATGACCAAACTTCGACGCGGGCATCTCGACTTTGTTGATGAGTTCGGCCAAGACGTAGTTGACCGAAAGCTTTCCGCGGGGCAGGTTCTTCGAACGGAGGACTTGCAAACACGCTACGGGTGTACCCGATCGGTCGCCCGTGAGGGCACCCGTGTTCTGCAGGCGCTTGGCATGGTCTCATCGCGTAGAAACGTCGGCGTGGTGATTGAGCCTTCTCAAGCGTGGAATGTTTTCGACCGCCGGGTGATCCATTGGCGGCTGGCCGGAGCTGATCGTGGACAGCAGCTACTTTCGATTACCGAGCTCAGATTAGGTATCGAACCGCTAGCAGCAAAGTTTGCGGCCGAGCGAATTTCATTGCTGGAGGGCCAACGCCTCATGGTTCTTGCCGGTGAATTACTCGCCGCAGGCAATGCGGGGGATCTGGAAACATTTCTCGCAGCAGATATCGAGTTTCACGCCCTGATTTTGCGTGCTTCTTGCAATGAAATGTTCGCCCATTTGCACGAAGCAGTTGGCGAAGTGCTCAGTGGCAGGACAGCGCACGGTTTGATGCCGGAACGTCCGCAATCAAAGGCGCGACATTGGCACCTTGGCGTGGCCGATGCCATTCAGCGCGGCGCTGGCACTGAAGCCGAAGAGCTGATGCGCAATATCGTGCTTTTGGCTGCGGAGGAAATGCGGATAACTCTGACCGCGGAGAACGACGCGGTGTTGGCCGCAGATGCATCGAACGGATAG